TAATGACACAGCAGCAATCATGCTGTGTAGACCAGACAAAAAAAGACCGAGATACACTGACTCTGGAGACTAGCTGGTGCTGTTGGGAGTCCAGCCCAAATCCTCTAAATCTAGTTAGTGTCCTTTCCACCTAAGGAGTCTCCACCCTGCCCCTCAGGAGCCTCCTGACCTCTCCTCTCTGGGAGTGCTTTGATGCCTCTCCCTGCCCTGTACACCAGCCCGCAGACCGGGGTCATCCAGGATGGGGACAAATGCCCCCACCAGGTTCCCAGCAGGACCTGGACTCTGCTTCTGAGCATGCACGCAGCAAAgaagagggggacagggagggcagCGCCCTGGAGGAGGAGTGGGTCTCGTATCTGGTGCAGACCGTGAGAATGCAGACCCGGGGGAGGCTTCAGAAGGCGGGGCACGGGCCTcgcccagcctctgccctggggACAGCAGAATCTGGGCTGAAACAACCCGTTGTCCACTCCCTCCCCTCTGACCCGCTACCCGGGCTATTGTTTTCTATTTGCCCGGGTCGTAGGTGGGAGGCGAGGAACGCTGGGGTTCGGGAGCCTGGCTGCTCTCCAGCCGGGTGGCGGCCTTCGGCCCCGGGGTCACTGGGCGGCCGCGCCTGCAGCCTGGAGGAGGGAACGCCTGGGTCCGGCGGCCGCTCGCTCGCTCGGGTCCTCCCGCCTCCAGCTCGGCCATGGGCTCGCGCGGCTCGCACGCCGCTCTCATTCCCGACGTGGACAGCATTCGCCGAGAGACCGGCTGTGAGTGCGCCGCGCCGCTGCCCGGGAGGGGACACCGGACAAAGCCAGGCGCCGTTGGGGACAGGAGGGGGTTCAGGGCAGCGTAGGGGACCCCAGAACAGGGCGTGATGGAGGAGTGGGGAACCCCGGGGCTGGGAGACCTGGACCCAGGCGCCTGGGAACAGGGGCGCGTAAACTTGGGGGTCCCGCGTCCAAGTGGGAAGATGGTCCGGGTTCATCCGCTGGGATTCACCCAAGCAGCCTGGTGTCCATGAACCTGGACCGAGGCTGAAGGCAGAGCTGACCGCGGATGGACGGGGGTGACTTTGATCCCTTGGTTTCCGGGAACCCAGCGCTGAAACGCGGGGACCTTCCGGGGTCTCCAACCTGGCGCTTCACTGGGTCTCGTCCAGCTCCTTCCAACTCCGTCCCTCTGCCCCGGGTCCGAGGATAAAGACCCCCCCAAGCAAGTGCTCAGCCCTCGGCCTGCCTCCCCTGGCCACCGGGAGGGGGTTTCTGGGGCGCTGCCCCGCGGCTCTGGGGTTCAGCCACGTCCCGAGCGCACTGGGCAGGTCACCCTTCCTCCTTGCCTCCCGCAGTCTCGCAGGCCAGTCTGCTCCGCCTCTACCACCGGTTCCGGGCACTGGACAGGAACAAGAAGGGCTAcctgaggtgaggggagggggctGGCCCGATGACCTCTGCCCCCACTCCCCTCTCAGACACCACCTGCCGCCTTGGTCCCAGCCACTGTGAACTTTGACTTTACAGCCGCATGGATCTCCAGCAGATCGGGGCGCTGGCTGTCAACCCCCTGGGAGACCGGATTATAGACAGCTTCTTCCCCGAGGGGTGAGGCCCGGTGGGGTGGAGGAGATGGAGCGGGAGAAACCTGGTGGGGGAGGTCAGAGACAGAGGCAGGTGGCTGGCCAAGGTGACCCCTGCTCCTCTCCATCCCACCCTCCAGGAGTCAGCGATTGGATTTCTCAGGCTTTGTCAGGGTTCTGGCTCATTTTCGACCTAGAGACGATGACACAGGAGTCCGAGACCCCAAGCAGCCTGAACCCCTCAACAGCAGAATGAACAAACTTCGCTGTGAGTAATGTGTGGGGGGCTTGCCCGAGTCAGACCCCAGAATTGGGCACACCAGGGAGAGGCCCCAGGAAGCTCCCACTCCCTCCGTGAGCCTATTGATGATCTAGGCCTCCAAGGCGACCAGTAAGACCCACCTTCCTTATCCCCCGTCTTCCCAGTCGCCTTTCAGCTCTACGACCTGGATCAGGATGGGAAGATCTCCAGGCACGAGATGCTGCAGGTGGGAAGGAGGCAGATGCAAACAGACCTGCTGCGTGAGGGGGGATGGTTGGATGGGGCTGCTGGGCATGGGGCGGGATGATCCTTCCATGGGCAGAACATGCATACGGGGTGGGAAATGGAAAGGAGCCAGGTTAGTTGGGAGGAGGGGTGGGTAGCAGTTAGGTAAGAGGTGACGAATCAGGGATTCTCAGCAGGCAGCAAATTTGTCTCCTGAGTGAGCACTTGGCCATAGCTGGTGACCTTCCTGGTTGTCCCAACTGGGGGAGAATGTGCTGCTGGCATTGGGTCGATGTCAGGAATGCTGCTCTGAACATTGGATAATAGTGAGGATAGCTTCCCACAACAGAGGGTGGACTGGCCCCGAATGTCCACAGCACCCAAATCAAGAAGCTCACCTCTCTTCAGGTGTGCTGAGGTGGTGACAGAGGGGGAGCTAGCGATGGGCGAGCTGGGGTTATAGGGTTGGAGTCATGAGTTTGGGCATATTGCTTGTTGCGGTGAGTGGTGAGGGTTAGATGGGGGATCAGAGGCCcaagccgtgtgtgtgtgtgtgtgtgtgggggggggggaattattAGGGGAGACGGTGGGGTGGGAAATGGATGAGAGATCATGAAATTGGGAGTCCTTTCAGCAGTGAGTTTGGGGGGTGCCTGAGTACACTCTGTGCCTCTTCTTTATGGCTGCTGCTTCTACCTCCAGGTTCTCCGGCTGATGGTCGGAGTCCAGGTGACAGAAGAGCAGCTGGAGAGCATCACGGACCGCACGGTGCAGGAGGCGGATGAAGATGGGGATGGGGCAGTGTCCTTCTTGGAGTTCACCAAGGTCGGGCGTGCTGACCCCCTGGGGAACTGGGGAGTGGAGTTCCCGCAGAGAGATGGGCATGAGACATAACATAGAAGGAGGGCTGAAAAATAAGGGGCTCTGGGGAATGCGTAGAGCCCTGCGGCGGGAGGGGGGAGGCAGGGTGGACTGCGATCCGAGACTTCTGACGTGAccacctccatct
The sequence above is drawn from the Urocitellus parryii isolate mUroPar1 chromosome 9, mUroPar1.hap1, whole genome shotgun sequence genome and encodes:
- the Chp2 gene encoding calcineurin B homologous protein 2, translating into MGSRGSHAALIPDVDSIRRETGFSQASLLRLYHRFRALDRNKKGYLSRMDLQQIGALAVNPLGDRIIDSFFPEGSQRLDFSGFVRVLAHFRPRDDDTGVRDPKQPEPLNSRMNKLRFAFQLYDLDQDGKISRHEMLQVLRLMVGVQVTEEQLESITDRTVQEADEDGDGAVSFLEFTKSLEKMDIEQKMSIRILK